A single genomic interval of Sphaerodactylus townsendi isolate TG3544 linkage group LG08, MPM_Stown_v2.3, whole genome shotgun sequence harbors:
- the DENND10 gene encoding DENN domain-containing protein 10 — translation MAESEAQLLLGVGLIEKDTNGDALWVWCYPSTTTELRDLLLRKCCLTDESKQLHTFVFGQYRLAWFYVTTMEVPDSSALKKVTHFSIVLTTKDFNPEKYAAFTRILCRIYLKYGSPVKMMESYISVLTKGICQSEENGSFLSKDFDVRKAYLAGSVKDIISQFGMETVILYTALMLKKRIVVYHPRIEAIQEFTRTLPALVWHRQDWSVLHSYVHLNDDELEALKMCPGYIAGFIDSEVSNRLDLYDVYVNLAESEITISQKAKEAMTMGKLHKEIGQLIVQSAEDPDRSNIQVVKDISLKTKEILTNLASLTEVLHENEKPSLNYEALKKKRFPPATENFLYHLAAAEQMLKI, via the exons ATGGCAGAGAGCGAGGCTCAGCTGCTCTTGGGTGTGGGGCTGATTG AAAAAGATACCAATGGAGATGCTCTGTGGGTCTGGTGCTACCCTTCTACAACAACTGAGTTAAGGGATCTGTTGTTGAGGAAATGCTGCCTTACAGATGAAAGCAAACAACTTCACACTTTTGTATTTGGTCAGTACAGACTGGCATGGTTTTACGTTACAACCATGGAAGTTCCAGATTCTTCAGCCTTGAAAAAG GTAACACATTTTTCCATTGTCTTGACTACGAAAGACTTCAATCCAGAAAAATATGCAGCCTTCACTAGGATCCTCTGTAG aatATACCTGAAATATGGAAGTCCTGTAAAAATGATGGAGAGTTATATTTCTGTTCTTACAAAGGGAATCTGCCAGAGTGAAGAAAATGGCTCTTTCCTAAGCAAAGATTTTGATGTCAGAAAAGCTTATCTCGCAGGCTCAGTTAAAG ATATAATATCTCAGTTTGGAATGGAAACAGTCATCCTCTATACTGCACTCATGTTAAAGAAAAGAATTGTTGTATATCACCCGCGAATAGAAGCTATTCAGGAATTTACAAG GACGTTACCTGCGTTAGTATGGCATCGACAAGACTGGTCTGTCCTTCATTCATATGTACACCTAAATGATGATGAGCTGGAAGCACTGAAGATGTGTCCAG GTTACATTGCTGGATTTATAGACTCGGAAGTCAGCAACAGGCTAGATCTCTATGATGTGTATGTGAATCTGGCCGAAAGTGAAATCACCATTTCGCAAAAAGCAAAAG AGGCAATGACAATGGGAAAACTGCACAAAGAAATTGGTCAGCTCATCGTTCAGTCTGCAGAAGACCCAGACAGATCAAATATTCAAGTTGTAAAG GATATTTCTCTGAAGACAAAAGAGATCTTGACAAACCTGGCCTCGCTTACAGAAGTCTTACATGAGAATGAGAAACCATCACTGAACTATGAAGCACTGAAAAAGAAGCGATTTCCACCAGCAACTGAAAATTTTCTCTATCATCTGGCAGCTGCTGAACAAATGCTGaagatatga